One window of Bacteroidota bacterium genomic DNA carries:
- a CDS encoding tetratricopeptide repeat protein, which produces MKNIIISLLFLLMMIPVFGQTSPLIRAGNDYYKKGDYQKAIVSYEGVLHNGYESAELYFNLGNAYYKTGKIAPAVLNYERAKRLNPTDDEIKFNLELARNHTVDKIILVPDFFLKRWYNALSETLSSNAWAYFCIISFFFFLVTFVLYLFAWKAGIKKLSFWISLLLFVMSV; this is translated from the coding sequence ATGAAAAATATTATTATATCTTTATTGTTTCTTTTGATGATGATTCCTGTTTTCGGGCAGACATCCCCACTCATTCGTGCTGGGAATGATTACTATAAAAAAGGGGATTATCAAAAGGCTATTGTTTCCTATGAAGGTGTGCTTCACAATGGTTATGAGTCAGCGGAGCTTTACTTTAATCTGGGTAATGCTTATTATAAAACAGGAAAGATTGCTCCGGCCGTTCTGAATTATGAACGTGCCAAACGTCTTAATCCTACTGACGATGAAATAAAATTTAATCTTGAACTGGCCCGTAATCATACTGTTGATAAAATTATTCTGGTTCCCGATTTCTTTTTGAAGCGATGGTATAATGCCCTGTCTGAAACTTTGTCTTCTAATGCCTGGGCTTATTTTTGTATTATTTCTTTTTTCTTTTTCCTGGTAACTTTTGTGCTCTACCTTTTTGCCTGGAAAGCGGGAATCAAGAAATTATCTTTTTGGATCAGCTTGTTATTGTTTGTGATGTCCGTG